The Flavobacterium piscisymbiosum genome includes a region encoding these proteins:
- a CDS encoding geranylgeranylglycerol-phosphate geranylgeranyltransferase, with the protein MLSRQHKLLVMKIVSLFSVVRGYNIPIIVLAQYLSAIFILAPEKRALDILLDFNLFLIVFASAITIASGYIINNFYDSQKDLINRPNKSMLDRLVSQKTKLSVYFTLNFIAVLMALIVSWRAFLFFSAYIFLIWFYSHKIKKYPIVGNLTAAFLAVLPFFAILLYFYNKVSFEEIEDHMSHFMVISAHAVFLFLLLLIREMIKDLENLKGDLVNNYRTIPIIYNETVSKQIITVLTFLTVIPVYILINIYDVGYMDIYFYICFAVLLFFLIYLWKSNSKGQFLLLHNVLKFLIVSGVCCIVLINPSVLWHGKNLLLHP; encoded by the coding sequence ATGTTAAGCAGACAGCATAAACTTTTAGTAATGAAAATTGTTAGTTTGTTCTCAGTAGTGAGAGGTTACAACATTCCTATTATTGTTTTAGCACAATATTTATCTGCGATTTTTATATTGGCTCCGGAAAAAAGAGCGCTTGATATTTTACTTGATTTTAATTTGTTTTTAATCGTTTTTGCTTCGGCAATTACAATTGCTTCGGGTTATATTATTAATAATTTCTACGATAGTCAGAAGGATTTAATTAATCGCCCAAACAAATCGATGCTGGATCGATTGGTGAGTCAGAAAACTAAGCTTTCGGTTTATTTTACGCTTAATTTTATCGCGGTTCTGATGGCTTTGATTGTTTCCTGGCGAGCATTTTTGTTTTTTTCGGCATATATTTTCCTTATTTGGTTTTACTCTCATAAAATAAAAAAATATCCAATTGTTGGTAATTTGACAGCAGCATTTTTGGCTGTTCTGCCTTTTTTCGCTATTCTGCTATATTTCTACAATAAGGTTTCGTTTGAAGAAATCGAAGATCATATGAGTCATTTTATGGTGATTTCGGCACATGCGGTTTTCTTATTTTTATTATTGCTTATTCGCGAAATGATAAAAGATCTGGAGAATCTTAAAGGCGATTTGGTAAACAACTACAGAACCATTCCGATCATTTATAACGAAACGGTTTCTAAACAAATTATTACAGTTCTAACATTTCTAACCGTAATTCCGGTATATATCCTGATCAACATTTATGATGTGGGCTATATGGATATTTACTTTTATATCTGTTTTGCTGTTTTATTGTTTTTCCTGATTTATTTATGGAAATCGAATTCGAAAGGACAGTTTCTGCTTTTGCATAATGTATTGAAATTCCTGATTGTTTCTGGGGTTTGCTGTATTGTTTTGATAAACCCTAGTGTTTTATGGCACGGGAAGAACCTGCTTTTACATCCTTAG
- a CDS encoding DUF502 domain-containing protein — MKSILKIIKATFLGGILFLAPIVLLLIILEKGYHIIQKITLPIISHFPKVKILGLAIEEIVAIIIIFIICITAGLIARTAYAKKLIQKLENGILSFIPGYSFIKKTNENIMGMESNENLKVVLVPTDAGTQFAFLIEQINDNNFAVFVPAAPNPWSGSVCFVEKKDIKEVNISQKEALACIRKLGFGSKALLKDKL, encoded by the coding sequence ATGAAAAGCATTTTAAAGATTATCAAAGCAACTTTTTTGGGCGGAATTCTGTTTTTAGCACCAATTGTTTTGTTATTGATTATTCTGGAAAAAGGATATCATATCATTCAGAAAATTACGCTTCCCATAATAAGTCATTTCCCGAAAGTGAAGATTTTAGGATTGGCAATTGAGGAGATTGTAGCCATAATAATCATTTTCATTATTTGTATTACTGCTGGTTTAATTGCCAGAACAGCTTATGCAAAGAAATTGATTCAAAAACTCGAAAACGGAATTTTGAGTTTCATTCCCGGTTATTCGTTCATAAAAAAAACGAACGAAAATATTATGGGTATGGAATCTAATGAAAACTTAAAGGTCGTTCTGGTTCCAACAGATGCAGGAACGCAATTTGCCTTTTTGATAGAGCAAATAAACGATAACAATTTTGCAGTCTTTGTTCCCGCTGCACCAAACCCATGGAGCGGCTCTGTTTGTTTTGTAGAAAAAAAAGACATCAAAGAAGTTAACATTTCTCAAAAAGAAGCCTTAGCTTGCATTCGGAAATTAGGTTTTGGTTCGAAAGCACTGTTAAAGGATAAACTTTAA
- a CDS encoding mevalonate kinase family protein has product MKGPLFYSKILLFGEYGIIRDSKGLSIPYNFYNGALKKIEDPSAEAIASNASLQRFATYLETLQTEQPELVAFDLVSLKNDVETGMYFDSSIPQGYGVGSSGALVAAIYDKYATHKITVLENLTREKLLQLKNIFAQMESFFHGKSSGLDPLNSYLSIPILINSKDNIEATGIPTQSFDGKGAVFLLDSGIVGETAPMVNIFMENLKDKGFRAMLKNQFVKYTDACVENFLHGDMKSLFTNTKKLSKVVLNNFKPMIPEQFHGIWQNGIDTNDYYLKLCGSGGGGYILGFTEDLERAKVSLKDYKLEVVYQF; this is encoded by the coding sequence ATGAAAGGACCATTATTTTACTCAAAAATATTACTCTTTGGAGAATACGGAATCATCCGCGACTCTAAAGGACTTTCTATTCCTTATAATTTTTACAATGGTGCATTGAAGAAAATCGAAGATCCTTCGGCTGAAGCAATCGCATCAAATGCAAGTTTACAACGTTTTGCAACTTATCTTGAAACTTTACAAACAGAACAACCGGAATTGGTTGCTTTTGATTTGGTAAGTTTAAAAAATGATGTCGAAACCGGAATGTATTTTGACTCAAGTATTCCGCAAGGATACGGAGTTGGTAGCAGCGGCGCTCTTGTTGCAGCTATTTACGATAAATATGCTACACACAAAATAACAGTTTTAGAGAATTTAACTCGCGAAAAACTGTTACAACTAAAAAATATTTTTGCTCAAATGGAGAGTTTTTTCCACGGAAAAAGTTCTGGTTTAGATCCTTTAAACAGTTATTTGAGTATTCCGATTTTAATTAATTCTAAAGATAATATTGAAGCAACCGGTATTCCGACTCAAAGTTTTGACGGAAAAGGTGCTGTCTTTTTATTAGATTCTGGAATTGTAGGCGAAACAGCTCCTATGGTCAACATTTTTATGGAAAACCTAAAAGACAAAGGTTTCCGTGCAATGCTTAAAAACCAATTTGTAAAATATACTGATGCCTGCGTAGAAAACTTTTTGCATGGCGACATGAAATCGTTGTTCACCAATACTAAAAAGCTATCAAAAGTCGTTTTAAACAACTTTAAACCAATGATCCCGGAACAATTTCACGGAATCTGGCAAAACGGAATTGACACAAACGATTATTACCTAAAACTTTGTGGTTCTGGCGGAGGTGGTTATATTCTTGGCTTTACTGAAGACTTAGAACGTGCTAAAGTATCTTTAAAAGATTATAAATTAGAAGTTGTTTACCAATTCTAA